A window of the Streptomyces sp. NBC_01351 genome harbors these coding sequences:
- a CDS encoding ABC transporter ATP-binding protein → MAKIVFEAVTKTFPAKGRKNKEEFTALDSIDLEIEAGEFVVVVGPSGCGKSTLLDLLGGLSRPTSGRILLDGKPVTGPGLDRGIVFQQYALLPWRTALGNVEFGLEATGVPRRQRPDRAREFLDLVGLTGFEDRHPHELSGGMRQRVAIARSLAYDPDVLLMDEPFAALDAQTRESLQDELRRIWQRTGKTVVFITHGIEEAVYLGQKVAVMTSRPGRVKEVVPITFGEARTSGLQGEDLRSSPEFARYRHEIWTLLHDEVARAQQLEKEEATV, encoded by the coding sequence ATGGCGAAGATCGTGTTCGAGGCGGTGACCAAGACCTTCCCGGCCAAGGGGAGGAAGAACAAAGAGGAGTTCACCGCCCTCGACAGCATCGACCTGGAGATCGAGGCGGGGGAGTTCGTGGTCGTCGTGGGCCCCAGCGGCTGCGGCAAGTCCACGCTGCTGGACCTCCTCGGGGGTCTTTCCCGGCCGACGTCCGGCCGGATCCTGCTCGACGGCAAGCCGGTGACCGGGCCGGGACTGGACCGGGGCATCGTCTTCCAGCAGTACGCCCTGCTGCCCTGGCGGACGGCGCTCGGGAACGTCGAATTCGGACTGGAGGCGACGGGCGTACCGCGACGTCAACGGCCTGACCGGGCACGGGAGTTCCTGGACCTGGTCGGACTCACCGGATTCGAGGACCGGCACCCGCACGAGCTCTCCGGAGGCATGCGCCAGCGCGTCGCGATCGCCCGATCACTGGCGTACGACCCGGACGTGCTGCTGATGGACGAGCCGTTCGCCGCGCTCGACGCGCAGACCCGGGAGTCCCTCCAGGACGAGCTGCGCCGCATCTGGCAGCGGACGGGGAAGACGGTCGTCTTCATCACGCACGGCATCGAGGAGGCGGTCTACCTCGGTCAGAAGGTGGCCGTCATGACCTCCCGCCCGGGGCGCGTCAAGGAAGTCGTCCCCATCACCTTCGGCGAGGCCCGCACCTCCGGACTCCAGGGCGAGGACCTGCGATCGAGCCCGGAGTTCGCCCGCTACCGCCACGAGATATGGACCCTGCTCCACGACGAGGTGGCGCGCGCGCAGCAACTGGAGAAGGAGGAGGCCACCGTATGA